The Mus caroli chromosome 15, CAROLI_EIJ_v1.1, whole genome shotgun sequence DNA segment CAGCAGCACACCTGCCCTGAGACTGTCAAAACCATTCCTTTGTAAGCAAAGCTTGCTCCTAGATAAAAGCCACTTCTCAGTCAAGGCATGCTTTTGTACCCCTGGGGCAATGACTCCAGGTTCCCTACTTATATCTAATATGATGTAAATGCCGTGTGTTACACTCAACTGATCAGCGACTCATGCTGAGAAAAGTTCTTAGAAGTTCAATACAGATGCAGTAGTTTTTCCTGATTATTTTTGATCTGTTAATGGTTGAATCTGGATGCAGAACCCATAGATTGAGAGGGCTGACTTTATTGTATTTACCTACATTTACATTGGGGTCTgcatagtaattttattttattaaaaccagttcttctgggcagtggtggagcagcacttgggaggcagaggcaggcggatttctgagttcgaggccagcctggtctacagagtgagttccaggacagccaggactacacagagaaaccttgtctcgaaaaaccaaacaaacccaaaacaacaacaacaacaacaaaaaaaccaaaaacaaacccaaaaaacaaaaaacaaacaaacaaaaaaaaccagttcTGGGACTGAGGAgttggctcagtcagtaaagtacttgagTTTGATTTGTAGCATTTGtgcaaaaagaacaacaacaacaacaacaacaacaacaaaaacccaaaaacctaggCGGCATAGCATTCACCTATAACCTCAGGACTGGGCAAATAGATGCTTGCCTGCCAGTCTAGCAATATCAATCAATGAGCTCCAGGGTCACTGAGAGACCTGGTCTCataaaataaggtagaaagaCTCAAAAGGCGGAGCCGTGgctgagagcacttgttgctctggcaAAGGACAGGAGTTGGGTTCCTAGAACACCCGACAACAAGGGGTCTGTTAACTCCAGTTGCAGAAGGTCTGATACCGCTACAGGCtctgcacatctgcacacacatgggaTACAGGCAGAAAACCCACACATacaaggaaacattaaaaaacaaagatggagaaCTACTGAGGTGGTCAGTCACCCAATGTTGACCTTGGTcttcaagtacacacacacacacacacacacacacacacacacacacacacactgctttaaAGCACTCGCCGTCTAGGCCCTGGACTCACAGCTTGCTTCCACATTAGAAGCTATTTACCTTTGCCTGACTCTTCTGACAAGCAGTCCCTCTGCTGAAGACCCACACAACCTGCACACTGGACTAAGGGAGACAGCAGGTAGCAGACACTTCCCAAGCCCACCATAAAGCCTCGGTGGGCCCTGGCCTAAGAAGCTCTAACCTGTTTTCTGGAGGTTCTTTCGGTAGCCGCTGAGGTTCAGCTGGGTGATGGTGTTTGGTAAATGTGCCACAGCCGCTTGCACGTGCTTTTCAGTGAAGTCAAAGCACCAGGAGAGATTTAGCTCGTCCAGTctgcaggaaggaaggggaagaagagaagcatgAATTCATCAGGGCAAGGGTGGCCTAAACTGGGCACACGGAACACAGGAAGCCAGATTGTTGACCGCTGCCTGCACGGACCATTCCTTGTGTTGTTCATTTGAAAaggcatttctttctctgaacaCCCATACCCTGAAAGTTCCCCGGTGATCTGAGCAAAGGCCCCAGCCTCCATTTGAGAATGCAGGTTGAAAACTGTAGCTCCTATGTTTCTTTCTCAAAGCTACATTGTTGTCAAAAAGCACAGACAGCTATCAACACAAATGTTCTCTAAAACCCAGAGGATGCTATAACAATGCCTTTCTCCCAATTCTCTCCTGCTAGGAGAGCCAGAGAGTTTCAAAGTCAACGTCTAGTGATCACTAAGGAGACATAGTTACAAACGGTAttccagaaagacaaagagatagTTAAAGAACATAAACACAGGCTATTGTGCACCCCGAGCTCATGCCTCCTCTCACTTAGCAGTGCAAGTAAAGATGTAAATGGGATCACGCATATTAATGTGGTTCAGTTAGATATAAATAGAAATCAATCACACTGATAAATACATTCCTTCATTTCCCTTTaacagcagagagaagggagaactATCCAAGCAccgcccccaccccgccccttaCAAACTGACTTAGCCTGAAAGTTGGAGTGGCAAAGGCACCACACTGCTCAAGCCAAGAATGCGGAGCCACTCCATCCAGACACCCAGAGGCAAAGCTTCACTGTGACAGCTCAGATCTTTCCTACCTGGAGCAGCTGCTTAGCAGAGTCGCCACGGCAGATTCAGAAAATCCAGAGCACCCACAAAGGTTTAGTCGCACCAAGTTTTCATTCTGTGCAAGAGTCCTAGAAAAGAGAAATGCCGGAAGAATGCATTGCATCAATGCCTGAAGACTGCATTGCATCAGTGGTGAGCcctggtgtgtgtgcctgtgtgtgtgcaactgTAATTAAGTACACATGATTTTTGAGTCAGAAATGGGCTTCAAAATCTATatttcaggctggtgagatggctcagtgggtaagagcactgactgctctactgaaggttctgagttcaaatcccagcaacaatatagtggctcacaaccatccgtaatgagatctgacactctcttctggtgtgtcaaaagacagctacagtgtacttatttatagcaacaaataaatctttgggcaagAGCCAGCAGGGACTGGGCAAGCGGGGGCCTGGGGGGTAGGGTGGCGGGGTGGCTggaatgagcagaggtcctaaattcaattcccaacaaccagtcgaaggctcacaaccatctgtacagctagagtgtgtactcatatacataaaaataaataaataaatctttaaaaaagatctaTATTTCACTAGTCACAGCTGAGTGACTTGCTTTGGCTACACATCTGCAAACTGGCGAGAGCATcttcttgctggggctggaaagaaggtTAAATGACACAATGTACTGAGGGATTTGCAAAGTACTTGCAgcataaatgtacaagaaacaCCAGTGAGTATATATCTATCTTTTATGTTAAAAGGCTCACCCTCTCCTCTTAGGGACCCTCAGTGGTGATGCGCTATTATTCTAGAGTTaattcttggtttggtttgattcaCTGGGTGAACTTGGACAAGCGATCTAgcctttctgtgcctcagttttcacATATTAGGAAAGGTCGAGAACTTACAGCTTGCTCTCAGAATTATGCTTAGGCTAGCATGGCTCTCACTCTTGTTCCGGTTTTCCTATCAGGCTTCCTCTTTTCATCTGACTAATGCAATGTTCTCATATGCACGGAACTAGCAAATTAATTAAGTGCATCGCAATCTGACACGGCccttccattcccagaaccatgATGCACCATGCTTCATGGCCTCTTTGCTAACTACCAGAGGCTCCACAGAAGGCCATGATTCTATAGCCACGATCCTCCTCATCTCCCTGATGTGTAGGCTCCAGCTACGAGCAGCTAGTGAGGCATTCAGAACAGCAGCAGTTGTCCTGAGGCTGCTTCTGCTGTCCTTGTCCTATCGCTCTGGAGATCTCCTACCTGAATATCGTCAGTGGCCAGCCTGCAAGTCAGTCCTCTGAAGCCTGCCTTCGTGCATTCAGTCAGTTACCCCCGATGCTGCCGCATGGCCAGCAATGCATTTAACCAACACTCGGCCCTGTGGTTACCTGCCTCACCCAGGAACGAGGCGCAGACCATGTACTACTGTTcacccctcttctctctcacacCCAGAGCAGGTTCTGGTATATGGTCATCATTCAAGTGTCTGCTGTCTTGAATATCTTAGACAGTTCTGGTTATTTGGTATGTCCTTCTGGACATGTACACAAGGACACTGTGGTCATATACAAGAAACGCTGCCACACAAAGCAACTGTCTTCACAACATACTTCAGGTGTCACTCACTTGACAATGGGATCTGAGAGCTGCAGGCCTTCCAGGCTTAGATTCTGCAGCTTGGAGCACTCGGACAGAATCTTATGGAGGTTTGACACATTTATCACTGAGTTCGACAGGTCCATGTGCTGTACCCGGAATGAGCTGTATATAGGAGAGAAAAGAGGCCCTGTAAGGTGACTCACACAAGCACGCTCAGATCCCATCAGACTCCTTCCTGTCCGCACATGACAGCCAATCACAAACTAAATACCCCTTTTAAAAGAGCTGATCAGAAAACAAATTGCTTCTAGCTAATTCCTATCctcaatcatttttaaaactcaagaTTTCCCAAGCACGGATGTTACTGCCAACACGGTCGCACTCCTAATATTAAAAGGTGGCTATTATGAGAATGAGCTAGCCACACGTGCCCAGGGCGTGTGGTAAGCCTATGATGACTCCTGGCTGCTGGTCTGGGTGGAGGTTGAGCGCAACAACCGTGTTTactaagaggaggaggaggacagtaGATGAACCAGTTTTAATGGGAGGCCTAGCGTTTAGCTTTAGATATGCTAATATCAAAGTACTCAAGTTCAGCCTTGGAAGCTTTTCAGTAATTAAAACTAAGAACTTTGAAGTGGACCAGACTAACGTAAGGGGGGGCGGGTCTGAGAATCCTGAGCATAAATGTGGGTGCACAAGACACAATGTGTCTGAGAGAGAACAGCAAGCAGAGACGGAGGAGGACAAATCCTGCACGGAACACAAGGGGAGGCTGTAGAGGAACAGACGGCAGGAAGTACAAGCATCGGAGAGAGGAAACAGGCCATGGAAATCAGGGAAGGTAACTGAGACGTGTTCTACCGTCTTTAGCTTGCTTTTCTCTTCCGCATCTCGCTGTTCTCCTGAGGAATCAGACAGCACGGACCCTTAGTATTCCGTAATTCGCAGCACCAGagaagtgctttttaaaaacagtttacaAAACAAGAGAAGGTATTTTTTCCAGGTTGCAAATCTGTCCGTGACAGGGCAGAAAGCCCATGATGCTTTATGGGAATATTCCTCCGCTTTGATATGGATGGGCAGAGGGACAGATCACACACTGTCGACAGAGGCGTGTGAGCTGTTCCCACCCCCACATCCAGTCATTCCCTCTTACCTGAAGCTTTCACCCAGCGGCTGCTCCATAAAGGACCGAGGGCAGCGGAAGGCGACCACCCCTCGGGAGAGCAAGCGCACAGTCACGTCTGGGTGCAGATTTTTACCCGCGAGGTCGAGGGACTGCCAGAGAGACTCATCGAGCCTAAAACAGAGAGGGGTGCTTCATTTCGTAAGTTGGCCAAAGCCAATTCTGGGGACCCTTAAAGTCCCAGCCAACACGGTAGACATGGCCGCTGGGCTTCCGTAAAGCAAACCTGAAGAGCTTTTGTTTCCAAGCTGACTATGAAGTACTAAACATTTCTTGGTCACAGTAGCAATATGCTCCTATGTTTCTTTCTGTAGGTTATCTGATGCTAAAGCTAGAAATGCTAATAACCTGGAGCCACAGAATAAAATCCTATCAGTAAGTGTAATTTGACAagtttaaaaatctcttaaaaatgcttattatgggcaggagagatggctcagtggttaagagcactgactgctcttccagaggtcctgagttcaaattccagcaaccacatggtggctcccaaccatctgtaatgagatctgactccctcttctgtagtgtctgaagacagctacagtgtactcatatataataaatgaataaataaatcttttaaaaatgcttattaCAAGGTGCATAGGTTCCAAACTTCCCAAACGATCCTGATTTCTAGTTCTGCCAAGTGTGGATGGGTTGCCACGATTACCAGAAGTTTCATGAAAATATAAACgaaggaagaaaaatagtcaTTATTTCATGGGAAAAACCAATCACTCAGCCAGGGAGAAGTCACGGATTGGCTCTGTTCCATATTTGTATACATGCACaagtgtatatgcatatttatgctAATGttaaaggaaagagggaagtaCTAGATTATATGGATTTTCTAACACacatagatatgcacacacacatacatttaaaaaagactGCGTTTCAatcagtgtttctttttaaagcattatttttgtttacctgtctatgtctgtgtgtgtgtccgtgtcctcCGAGGCCAGGTGGAGTTATAGGCTGCTTTGGGCTGCCTGACGTCCACTGAGTGAGACTTTTATTGAGAAACCATGCCATGCACAGAATTCTCTCTCTTAAACGTATTTGAAATAAACGCTCATCAACCAGTTTGAACTAGTTTTTCTACAAAACTTTGCTAATATGTGATTTGACTATTAAAAAGGCAGGCTATAGATCTGATATCCGTAAGAAAGTGGCATACTTTGTATATTTCTCTTGTCTACCCTGAaatctatctcagaaaaaaaaaaaaaaaaaaagacagcagatCATTCTCTGATTATCTCAGATCTCAATGTCTCTCCTTTCAAAGAAGTAAAGGGCAGCAGACTTCCTTTTCTAGAACAACCCAGGACTAGTCTGGAAGCATTCACGTTGACCCAAATGACGCAGTGTCACACTGGAAAGAGAAGATGAATTCAGCAGCCACCCCTCCCCCTAAGCCAAACATACCCAGGAATGGTTAAGGCTGGGAGCTAACAAGACTACTTAGTCTTCTTTTAAGGTGCACTTCACCAACCAATGTTCTTGACCCTGTAGTTTCTTCAACCCATAAACCAGGATAATACAAAATTATCGTTTTAGCCTACGGGAAAGGTTAAATTACTATGTCAGTTACTGTTCTAGGAAGATGGAGATTGCCGGACCCAAGGGAAGATGTGGGTCCCAGGTACTGGGTGGCCGAAGATACAGAGAATAAACAAGCCTTGAGAGTAATGCTGTCCTGCATTTGGAAATCGGTGCTACAGAGAATGGTTTATGTGCTCTAGCTACACTCACACCTGTAAAAAGGAACTCTGCAAGATTATGGTATGTTAATTGCTTGAGTGTAGTAGCCATCTAGTGACATACACCACAGCAAAACATATAGATTGCATACCTTAAATACacgcaaggttttttttttttttttgcttggtttgGAAAAAAATGCATACCTGGTGGGAAAAAATAAGCCTCTTTGGTGGAAATGAAATGTAGCCAGAGTTGTGGAAACCTTTCTCACCTACCAAGACAACTGTGCAGGCTTAGGCTTGCAgctgtgtgtagctcagtggtaagagctcTTGCCTCATCTGAGGCACTGGGTTAACTCCTGAGCATcccacacaacaacaacaaagccattCCTTATTTCCTGCTGGTCACTGCCTTCCTGGTTAACACCCTTTACATACACATGTTAAGTGTAGCCAAGAACCAGCTAAGACTACCTCTACTGGCCCTTGTTAAGCAGGCCCCACGAGCCAGGCAAGGTACCAGCACCTTTCATTTTATCCTTAGGAGTAATCCACGATGAAGGGTCAATTATGGCTATCTTATACACAGCATGGCTAGGCTCAGAAGTGACAGGTGACTTGTCCAGGTCATGGAGAGCCTATGTGAAACAGTCTGTGCTCACACTGTCCAAGGTCAGAGACTTGTACCCTTCTTCGGTGCTCCCAGCCGGGTCCTCAGTACTGGGCTGTCTTGCCACCCTCCAGATCTCCTTTGCTCTCAGCACACCACCCAGCCTAAACTGGTATATCCCTGGCAAACAAGTGCGGAACTGAACAGAGGCCATCAGAAATAGGGTAAGAGTGACCCACAGGAGACTCCTCTCATCTGACTGGGAAGTGACTTCCCTGACTTGAATGACAGGAAAAAGGGGCTGGATTTGCTTAGGTTCAGCTATGTTCTATGGTGTGGTTGTTGGTCTCGCCAGACTCACATaaccctcttccttccctcctctctctatgCCCAGAAGGGTGAAGAATACTCACGAGAGGCGGTACCACCTCTTGCAAACGCCCGAGACTCTCAGCAGCtcagggaggcacagacaggaaaaGATCCCAAGGAGCAGCTCATCTGGAAGGGAGTCCCAGGAGACACCTGCAAAGAAGCAGAGCAGGGTCTCCATCTCTGAACTCTTCCCTGTCACAGTCTCGGGGTCCCGGCCAGCGCGCAGCATGCACGAGCACGCATCAAGCTCATGCCACATAGCGCAAAGGGAATTTCAGCAAACGGAACCCTCCAAACTCCCACATATCTCTCAGTACTACACACTGACttacactgtggtggtttgaatgagattgtcCCCTCTAGTCCTGAACATTTGAATTCTTGCTTCCAAGTTGGTGGCGCTTGCTGTCTGATtaggtttaggaggtgtgactttgctGGGAGCACCTCactggggtggactttgaggtttccaagCCCCAGACACTCCCTGCCAGCTTTCTCTGCTTCCGGCTTGAGAACAAGGTGTGAGGTCTCAGCCTTTGCTGTGACCCTATCCACTGCTTGCTCTCAGGACTCCCTGATACCCTTGCCATTACGGACCCCTCCCACCTGAACCCTAAGCCCAAACAAACTCTTCCTTTTGGTAAGTTGTCTGGGTCGTGATAGTTATCACAGGGACAGCAAAGTCCCTAAGGCAAGCGCTGCCGTGAGTGTCCCACTTTCTTAGCTGTAAGACTCAGGGAACCCTTGGCCCCAGGCTGGCAGAGACAAGTTGATTGGCCCTGGCACAGAGTAAGTCCCCAGCCACCCAATAAACTGTGGCTTGAAGCCACAAAGGCTCCCACTTTTATAAAAGGCAAAATGATCCTTCTTCCCTCTTGGAATACAGAATGTACACCCCAGTCCACGCACCTAAAGTAGCTATTATTTTGAAAGGatgctcccctccttcctctttctctttctttcttttctttctttcttctttctttctttctttctttctttctttctttctttctttctttctttctttccttctttctttttttttggtgggggtggggtggggtgggagttgggacagggcttctctatgtagccttggctatcctggaattcactctgtaagtcaggctggccccaaactcagagatccttctgtctctgcctcccgaatgaTGGGATTAAAAAGGcttttgccaccactgcctggctttcacTACTTAATCCAACAAGTATTTCAAGATTCTCTACTACTACTTATGGTGCCAAGTGTCCTCTCAGGTGTTAAGGGAAGATCAGCAGACAAAATAAGAACAACGAAAGAAAGACTTTACCTTCATAAAGCAGGCCTGTTATGGAGGAAACGGACAGTTATACTTGAAACAAGCACGCTGTGACACATGAAAAAGGATGCCAATTATGAAGAAAAATTCAGCCCGAAGTGAAACTCAGGCACGTGTGAACACTGTGGGGGTGACCGCTGCTCCTGGGGCAGCGATCGCTGAGTCCGATAGACCTAGGTAATGGGAGTAAGCCTCGGATCTGTGCTCTGAACCCCATAGAAGGCAGGCTCGCTTTGAAGAACAGAGCTAAGAAGGGTGGTGGCGGGGACTGGAATGAGAAGCAGGAGGGGAGAGCTATGGAGAAAGACCTTTGACTTCCATTTAACAAGGAACTCCTAGATGGTGGTGAGCACAGAATTGCCACCGGTCCCTTGAAGTTCTGGGAAGATCAGTGTGGCTGTGGTCACAGTGGACGGGTGTGGGAGAAAGGTTAACGTAGCTTTGTCTTAGAGAAGTGGTTTCTAGGAGGCTCTTCCACCAGCCTATTTACAGCTGATCTAATTCTAGGCTCTCTACCTTCCTGTCCCCAAGAGGAGAAAGGGACCTGTATTTGTTAAGGCTTATGGAGCTTACAGAGCACATACCTGAAGCAGGTACCATGAACAGGGAAGAggcctcagaggagaagggcacTGGGGGCAGCCCACGGCAGCTGCCCTGTCAGCCTTCCTAAACTGTCTCTCTGAGACAAATCCTGCCTGtctttcggttttttttttttttttttttttttttttttNNNNNNNNN contains these protein-coding regions:
- the Skp2 gene encoding S-phase kinase-associated protein 2 isoform X2; this translates as MGVSALEKEEVDSENIPHGLLSNLGHPQSPPRKRVKSKGSDKDFVIIRRPKLNRENFPGVSWDSLPDELLLGIFSCLCLPELLRVSGVCKRWYRLSLDESLWQSLDLAGKNLHPDVTVRLLSRGVVAFRCPRSFMEQPLGESFSSFRVQHMDLSNSVINVSNLHKILSECSKLQNLSLEGLQLSDPIVKTLAQNENLVRLNLCGCSGFSESAVATLLSSCSRLDELNLSWCFDFTEKHVQAAVAHLPNTITQLNLSGYRKNLQKTDLCTIIKRCPNLIRLDLSDSIMLKNDCFPEFFQLNYLQHLSLSRCYDIIPDTLLELGEIPTLKTLQVFGIVPEGTLQLLREALPRLQINCAYFTSIARPTMDSKKNLEIWGIKCRLTLQKPSCL